A portion of the Carya illinoinensis cultivar Pawnee chromosome 11, C.illinoinensisPawnee_v1, whole genome shotgun sequence genome contains these proteins:
- the LOC122281092 gene encoding probable LRR receptor-like serine/threonine-protein kinase At1g53430 isoform X4 gives MGFLSSDHKVVYVLVLGILVLNSFTTEFGTNAQPLPQNEVKALEAISIKLKNFNWRSSEDFCQFRNVNLTSTTTDSPTRNVSCDCNSTVCSITGIQLKSLNLSGVLPAEFGELTNLRILDLTRNYISGSIPTSFAQLPLVNLSLLGNRISEVPPKIGDISSLEELVLEDNLLEGPLPESLGNLSNLRRLLLSGNNFTGAIPETFGNLKNLSDFRIDGSRISGKIPDFVGNWINLTRLYMQGTDMEGPIPPSISQLTNLEELMISDLKGSSIGFPDLKNLKKLKYLVLRKCLINYSFPDYFGELTKLKRLFLNNNSLSGQVPKWVLNSKNNLDISYNNFSGSPTISCSDESFVNMVSSHSSPGDNSSSWCLKKGLPCPRKAQNYELFINCGGERITFEGKEYEEDSNSGGFSQFSSHSEKWAYSNTGVFTGKQETSFLAKSTTSPDLYRTARLSPLSLKYYGLCLRKGSYKVKLYFAEIMFSDDQTFSSLGRRIFDVSIQGNIVLKDFNIMDEAKVAGNGTIKEFDVSVESSTLEIHLYWAGKGTTAIPYRAVYGPLISAISVKANFDVSRGLSAGAIAGIVLASCVLLVLALAALRTKGYLGGKDREDNELRGLDLQTGHFTLRQIKAATSNFDPANKIGEGGFGPVYKGELSDGAIIAVKQLSSKSKQGSREFVTEIGMISAVLHPNLVRLYGCCIEGNQLLLIYEYMENNSLARALFGREEHKLHLDWPTRKKICLGIARGLAYLHEESRLKIVHRDIKATNVLLDKDLNAKISDFGLAKLDEEENTHISTRIAGTIGYMAPEYAMRGYLTDKADVYSFGVVALEIVSGKSNTSYRPKDEFVFLLDWAYVLQEQGNLLDLVDPSLGSSYSSEEAMRMLNLALLCTNPSPTLRPSMSSVISMLDGKIAVQAPIIKRSETNPDARFRAFEKRSQDSQTHMSSSSQASRSHMQRGISMEDGPWIDSSISLPSKDDTRDHSSSSKLLKDLYDVNLSD, from the exons ATGGGGTTCTTGAGCTCAGATCATAAGGTTGTCTATGTTCTTGTTCTTGGCATCTTGGTCTTGAATTCCTTCACTACTGAGTTTGGAACGAACGCTCAACCCTTGCCACAAAATGAAG TGAAAGCTCTGGAAGCAATATCCATCAAATTAAAGAACTTCAATTGGCGTAGCAGCGAAGATTTTTGCCAGTTTAGGAATGTCAACCTGACAAGTACAACAACCGACTCTCCAACTCGTAATGTCTCATGCGACTGTAATAGCACTGTGTGCAGCATCACAGGAAT TCAACTGAAGAGTCTCAATTTAAGTGGAGTTCTACCGGCTGAATTTGGAGAATTGACTAATCTGCGAATACT CGATCTCACTCGCAATTATATCAGCGGATCAATTCCCACAAGTTTTGCTCAGCTCCCTCTTGTCAATTT GTCCCTTTTGGGAAATCGGATAAGTGAAGTTCCTCCGAAAATTGGTGACATTAGTTCACTCGAGGAGCT GGTCTTGGAAGATAATCTGCTTGAAGGACCACTTCCTGAAAGCCTCGgaaatttgagcaacttgagAAGACT CCTTCTTTCTGGAAACAATTTTACTGGTGCAATACCGGAAACATTTGGCAATTTAAAGAATTTATCTGATTT TAGGATAGATGGGAGCAGAATATCAGGGAAGATACCCGATTTTGTTGGGAATTGGATCAATCTTACAAGACT TTATATGCAAGGCACGGACATGGAAGGCCCCATTCCTCCTAGCATATCCCAGTTGACAAACTTAGAAGAATT GATGATATCTGATTTGAAAGGATCAAGTATTGGATTCCCTGAtttgaagaatttgaaaaaattgaaatatct GGTGCTTAGGAAGTGCTTAATCAATTATTCATTCCCAGATTATTTCGGAGAGTTGACAAAATTGAAGAGAtt GTTCTTAAACAACAACTCATTAAGTGGGCAAGTACCTAAGTGGGTATTGAACAGCAAAAATAACTT GGATATATCTTACAACAATTTTTCAGGGTCACCAACCATTTCTTGTTCTGACGAGTCATTTGT GAATATGGTTTCCAGTCATTCATCTCCTGGGGACAACTC AAGCAGTTGGTGTTTGAAGAAAGGCCTTCCCTGTCCAAGAAAAGCACAAA ATtatgaattgtttattaattgTGGAGGGGAGAGGATCACATTCGAGGGGAAGGAGTATGAAGAGGATTCCAATAGTGGTGGCTTCTCGCAATTTAGTTCTCATTCTGAAAAATGGGCTTACAGTAATACAGGGGTTTTCACGGGTAAACAAGAGACTAGTTTCCTTGCGAAGAGTACTACTAGCCCAGACTTGTACCGAACAGCCCGACTTTCCCCACTATCACTCAAGTACTACGGTCTTTGTTTGCGAAAGGGAAGCTACAAAGTAAAGCTCTACTTTGCTGAGATAATGTTTTCTGATGATCAGACATTTAGCAGCCTGGGGAGGCGCATATTTGATGTCTCAATTCAA ggGAATATAGTTTTgaaggattttaatattatggaTGAAGCTAAAGTTGCTGGTAACGGCACCATCAAGGAATTTGATGTTTCTGTTGAAAGTAGCACTCTGGAAATTCATTTGTACTGGGCAGGGAAAGGAACTACTGCCATTCCTTACAGAGCTGTCTATGGTCCTCTTATTTCTGCCATTTCAGTGAAAGCAA ACTTTGATGTTTCACGTGGTCTATCTGCCGGAGCTATTGCTGGCATTGTACTTGCGTCGTGTGTGCTCCTTGTACTGGCTTTGGCAGCTCTCCGAACGAAGGGTTATCTGGGGGGGAAAGACCGTGAAGATAATG AACTACGTGGACTAGATCTACAAACAGGTCATTTTACCTTGAGACAAATTAAAGCTGCCACCAGTAACTTTGACCCAGCAAATAAGATAGGTGAAGGAGGTTTTGGGCCAGTTTACAAG GGTGAACTATCAGATGGTGCTATAATCGCTGTTAAGCAGCTATCCTCCAAATCAAAGCAAGGGAGCCGTGAATTTGTCACTGAGATAGGCATGATATCTGCAGTACTGCACCCAAATCTTGTGAGGCTCTACGGATGCTGTATCGAAGGAAACCAGTTGTTACTAATATATGAATACATGGAAAACAATAGTCTTGCCCGTGCACTTTTTG GTCGCGAGGAGCACAAGCTACACTTGGATTGGCCTACAAGGAAGAAAATATGCTTGGGAATAGCCAGGGGGTTAGCTTATCTTCATGAGGAATCGAGATTGAAAATAGTTCACAGAGACATAAAGGCGACAAATGTTCTCCTTGATAAGGATCTAAATGCCAAGATATCTGACTTTGGTTTAGCTAAGCTTGATGAAGAAGAGAACACACATATCAGCACAAGAATTGCTGGAACAAT AGGTTATATGGCTCCAGAATACGCAATGAGGGGTTACTTGACGGACAAAGCAGATGTTTACAGCTTTGGAGTGGTTGCCTTGGAGATTGTTAGTGGGAAGAGCAACACAAGTTACAGGCCAAAGGACGAGTTCGTTTTTCTTCTGGACTGG GCCTACGTTCTACAAGAGCAAGGAAACCTTCTTGACCTAGTGGATCCAAGTCTTGGGTCAAGCTACTCCTCTGAAGAGGCAATGAGAATGCTCAACTTGGCTCTCTTATGCACCAACCCCTCTCCAACTCTCAGACCATCAATGTCTTCCGTAATAAGTATGCTTGACGGAAAAATTGCAGTTCAGGCACCAATAATCAAGCGCAGTGAAACAAACCCCGATGCAAGGTTCAGAGCCTTTGAGAAGCGATCTCAAGATAGCCAAACTCATATGTCTTCATCATCTCAAGCCAGTCGCAGTCACATGCAGAGAGGCATATCAATGGAGGATGGACCTTGGATTGATTCCTCCATCTCTCTCCCCAGTAAGGACGACACCCGAGACCATTCTTCATCGAGCAAGCTTCTCAAAGATCTTTACGATGTTAATTTGAGTGATTAA
- the LOC122281092 gene encoding probable LRR receptor-like serine/threonine-protein kinase At1g53430 isoform X5, whose amino-acid sequence MGFLSSDHKVVYVLVLGILVLNSFTTEFGTNAQPLPQNEVKALEAISIKLKNFNWRSSEDFCQFRNVNLTSTTTDSPTRNVSCDCNSTVCSITGIQLKSLNLSGVLPAEFGELTNLRILDLTRNYISGSIPTSFAQLPLVNLSLLGNRISEVPPKIGDISSLEELVLEDNLLEGPLPESLGNLSNLRRLLLSGNNFTGAIPETFGNLKNLSDFRIDGSRISGKIPDFVGNWINLTRLYMQGTDMEGPIPPSISQLTNLEELMISDLKGSSIGFPDLKNLKKLKYLVLRKCLINYSFPDYFGELTKLKRLDLSFNNISGQIPVESLDLDFMFLNNNSLSGQVPKWVLNSKNNLDISYNNFSGSPTISCSDESFVNMVSSHSSPGDNSSSWCLKKGLPCPRKAQNYELFINCGGERITFEGKEYEEDSNSGGFSQFSSHSEKWAYSNTGVFTGKQETSFLAKSTTSPDLYRTARLSPLSLKYYGLCLRKGSYKVKLYFAEIMFSDDQTFSSLGRRIFDVSIQGNIVLKDFNIMDEAKVAGNGTIKEFDVSVESSTLEIHLYWAGKGTTAIPYRAVYGPLISAISVKAKLRGLDLQTGHFTLRQIKAATSNFDPANKIGEGGFGPVYKGELSDGAIIAVKQLSSKSKQGSREFVTEIGMISAVLHPNLVRLYGCCIEGNQLLLIYEYMENNSLARALFGREEHKLHLDWPTRKKICLGIARGLAYLHEESRLKIVHRDIKATNVLLDKDLNAKISDFGLAKLDEEENTHISTRIAGTIGYMAPEYAMRGYLTDKADVYSFGVVALEIVSGKSNTSYRPKDEFVFLLDWAYVLQEQGNLLDLVDPSLGSSYSSEEAMRMLNLALLCTNPSPTLRPSMSSVISMLDGKIAVQAPIIKRSETNPDARFRAFEKRSQDSQTHMSSSSQASRSHMQRGISMEDGPWIDSSISLPSKDDTRDHSSSSKLLKDLYDVNLSD is encoded by the exons ATGGGGTTCTTGAGCTCAGATCATAAGGTTGTCTATGTTCTTGTTCTTGGCATCTTGGTCTTGAATTCCTTCACTACTGAGTTTGGAACGAACGCTCAACCCTTGCCACAAAATGAAG TGAAAGCTCTGGAAGCAATATCCATCAAATTAAAGAACTTCAATTGGCGTAGCAGCGAAGATTTTTGCCAGTTTAGGAATGTCAACCTGACAAGTACAACAACCGACTCTCCAACTCGTAATGTCTCATGCGACTGTAATAGCACTGTGTGCAGCATCACAGGAAT TCAACTGAAGAGTCTCAATTTAAGTGGAGTTCTACCGGCTGAATTTGGAGAATTGACTAATCTGCGAATACT CGATCTCACTCGCAATTATATCAGCGGATCAATTCCCACAAGTTTTGCTCAGCTCCCTCTTGTCAATTT GTCCCTTTTGGGAAATCGGATAAGTGAAGTTCCTCCGAAAATTGGTGACATTAGTTCACTCGAGGAGCT GGTCTTGGAAGATAATCTGCTTGAAGGACCACTTCCTGAAAGCCTCGgaaatttgagcaacttgagAAGACT CCTTCTTTCTGGAAACAATTTTACTGGTGCAATACCGGAAACATTTGGCAATTTAAAGAATTTATCTGATTT TAGGATAGATGGGAGCAGAATATCAGGGAAGATACCCGATTTTGTTGGGAATTGGATCAATCTTACAAGACT TTATATGCAAGGCACGGACATGGAAGGCCCCATTCCTCCTAGCATATCCCAGTTGACAAACTTAGAAGAATT GATGATATCTGATTTGAAAGGATCAAGTATTGGATTCCCTGAtttgaagaatttgaaaaaattgaaatatct GGTGCTTAGGAAGTGCTTAATCAATTATTCATTCCCAGATTATTTCGGAGAGTTGACAAAATTGAAGAGAtt AGACCTGAGCTTCAACAATATCAGTGGCCAAATTCCAGTGGAAAGCTTGGATCTAGATTTTAT GTTCTTAAACAACAACTCATTAAGTGGGCAAGTACCTAAGTGGGTATTGAACAGCAAAAATAACTT GGATATATCTTACAACAATTTTTCAGGGTCACCAACCATTTCTTGTTCTGACGAGTCATTTGT GAATATGGTTTCCAGTCATTCATCTCCTGGGGACAACTC AAGCAGTTGGTGTTTGAAGAAAGGCCTTCCCTGTCCAAGAAAAGCACAAA ATtatgaattgtttattaattgTGGAGGGGAGAGGATCACATTCGAGGGGAAGGAGTATGAAGAGGATTCCAATAGTGGTGGCTTCTCGCAATTTAGTTCTCATTCTGAAAAATGGGCTTACAGTAATACAGGGGTTTTCACGGGTAAACAAGAGACTAGTTTCCTTGCGAAGAGTACTACTAGCCCAGACTTGTACCGAACAGCCCGACTTTCCCCACTATCACTCAAGTACTACGGTCTTTGTTTGCGAAAGGGAAGCTACAAAGTAAAGCTCTACTTTGCTGAGATAATGTTTTCTGATGATCAGACATTTAGCAGCCTGGGGAGGCGCATATTTGATGTCTCAATTCAA ggGAATATAGTTTTgaaggattttaatattatggaTGAAGCTAAAGTTGCTGGTAACGGCACCATCAAGGAATTTGATGTTTCTGTTGAAAGTAGCACTCTGGAAATTCATTTGTACTGGGCAGGGAAAGGAACTACTGCCATTCCTTACAGAGCTGTCTATGGTCCTCTTATTTCTGCCATTTCAGTGAAAGCAA AACTACGTGGACTAGATCTACAAACAGGTCATTTTACCTTGAGACAAATTAAAGCTGCCACCAGTAACTTTGACCCAGCAAATAAGATAGGTGAAGGAGGTTTTGGGCCAGTTTACAAG GGTGAACTATCAGATGGTGCTATAATCGCTGTTAAGCAGCTATCCTCCAAATCAAAGCAAGGGAGCCGTGAATTTGTCACTGAGATAGGCATGATATCTGCAGTACTGCACCCAAATCTTGTGAGGCTCTACGGATGCTGTATCGAAGGAAACCAGTTGTTACTAATATATGAATACATGGAAAACAATAGTCTTGCCCGTGCACTTTTTG GTCGCGAGGAGCACAAGCTACACTTGGATTGGCCTACAAGGAAGAAAATATGCTTGGGAATAGCCAGGGGGTTAGCTTATCTTCATGAGGAATCGAGATTGAAAATAGTTCACAGAGACATAAAGGCGACAAATGTTCTCCTTGATAAGGATCTAAATGCCAAGATATCTGACTTTGGTTTAGCTAAGCTTGATGAAGAAGAGAACACACATATCAGCACAAGAATTGCTGGAACAAT AGGTTATATGGCTCCAGAATACGCAATGAGGGGTTACTTGACGGACAAAGCAGATGTTTACAGCTTTGGAGTGGTTGCCTTGGAGATTGTTAGTGGGAAGAGCAACACAAGTTACAGGCCAAAGGACGAGTTCGTTTTTCTTCTGGACTGG GCCTACGTTCTACAAGAGCAAGGAAACCTTCTTGACCTAGTGGATCCAAGTCTTGGGTCAAGCTACTCCTCTGAAGAGGCAATGAGAATGCTCAACTTGGCTCTCTTATGCACCAACCCCTCTCCAACTCTCAGACCATCAATGTCTTCCGTAATAAGTATGCTTGACGGAAAAATTGCAGTTCAGGCACCAATAATCAAGCGCAGTGAAACAAACCCCGATGCAAGGTTCAGAGCCTTTGAGAAGCGATCTCAAGATAGCCAAACTCATATGTCTTCATCATCTCAAGCCAGTCGCAGTCACATGCAGAGAGGCATATCAATGGAGGATGGACCTTGGATTGATTCCTCCATCTCTCTCCCCAGTAAGGACGACACCCGAGACCATTCTTCATCGAGCAAGCTTCTCAAAGATCTTTACGATGTTAATTTGAGTGATTAA
- the LOC122281092 gene encoding probable LRR receptor-like serine/threonine-protein kinase At1g53430 isoform X2 translates to MGFLSSDHKVVYVLVLGILVLNSFTTEFGTNAQPLPQNEVKALEAISIKLKNFNWRSSEDFCQFRNVNLTSTTTDSPTRNVSCDCNSTVCSITGIQLKSLNLSGVLPAEFGELTNLRILDLTRNYISGSIPTSFAQLPLVNLSLLGNRISEVPPKIGDISSLEELVLEDNLLEGPLPESLGNLSNLRRLLLSGNNFTGAIPETFGNLKNLSDFRIDGSRISGKIPDFVGNWINLTRLYMQGTDMEGPIPPSISQLTNLEELMISDLKGSSIGFPDLKNLKKLKYLVLRKCLINYSFPDYFGELTKLKRLDLSFNNISGQIPVESLDLDFMFLNNNSLSGQVPKWVLNSKNNLDISYNNFSGSPTISCSDESFVNMVSSHSSPGDNSSWCLKKGLPCPRKAQNYELFINCGGERITFEGKEYEEDSNSGGFSQFSSHSEKWAYSNTGVFTGKQETSFLAKSTTSPDLYRTARLSPLSLKYYGLCLRKGSYKVKLYFAEIMFSDDQTFSSLGRRIFDVSIQGNIVLKDFNIMDEAKVAGNGTIKEFDVSVESSTLEIHLYWAGKGTTAIPYRAVYGPLISAISVKANFDVSRGLSAGAIAGIVLASCVLLVLALAALRTKGYLGGKDREDNELRGLDLQTGHFTLRQIKAATSNFDPANKIGEGGFGPVYKGELSDGAIIAVKQLSSKSKQGSREFVTEIGMISAVLHPNLVRLYGCCIEGNQLLLIYEYMENNSLARALFGREEHKLHLDWPTRKKICLGIARGLAYLHEESRLKIVHRDIKATNVLLDKDLNAKISDFGLAKLDEEENTHISTRIAGTIGYMAPEYAMRGYLTDKADVYSFGVVALEIVSGKSNTSYRPKDEFVFLLDWAYVLQEQGNLLDLVDPSLGSSYSSEEAMRMLNLALLCTNPSPTLRPSMSSVISMLDGKIAVQAPIIKRSETNPDARFRAFEKRSQDSQTHMSSSSQASRSHMQRGISMEDGPWIDSSISLPSKDDTRDHSSSSKLLKDLYDVNLSD, encoded by the exons ATGGGGTTCTTGAGCTCAGATCATAAGGTTGTCTATGTTCTTGTTCTTGGCATCTTGGTCTTGAATTCCTTCACTACTGAGTTTGGAACGAACGCTCAACCCTTGCCACAAAATGAAG TGAAAGCTCTGGAAGCAATATCCATCAAATTAAAGAACTTCAATTGGCGTAGCAGCGAAGATTTTTGCCAGTTTAGGAATGTCAACCTGACAAGTACAACAACCGACTCTCCAACTCGTAATGTCTCATGCGACTGTAATAGCACTGTGTGCAGCATCACAGGAAT TCAACTGAAGAGTCTCAATTTAAGTGGAGTTCTACCGGCTGAATTTGGAGAATTGACTAATCTGCGAATACT CGATCTCACTCGCAATTATATCAGCGGATCAATTCCCACAAGTTTTGCTCAGCTCCCTCTTGTCAATTT GTCCCTTTTGGGAAATCGGATAAGTGAAGTTCCTCCGAAAATTGGTGACATTAGTTCACTCGAGGAGCT GGTCTTGGAAGATAATCTGCTTGAAGGACCACTTCCTGAAAGCCTCGgaaatttgagcaacttgagAAGACT CCTTCTTTCTGGAAACAATTTTACTGGTGCAATACCGGAAACATTTGGCAATTTAAAGAATTTATCTGATTT TAGGATAGATGGGAGCAGAATATCAGGGAAGATACCCGATTTTGTTGGGAATTGGATCAATCTTACAAGACT TTATATGCAAGGCACGGACATGGAAGGCCCCATTCCTCCTAGCATATCCCAGTTGACAAACTTAGAAGAATT GATGATATCTGATTTGAAAGGATCAAGTATTGGATTCCCTGAtttgaagaatttgaaaaaattgaaatatct GGTGCTTAGGAAGTGCTTAATCAATTATTCATTCCCAGATTATTTCGGAGAGTTGACAAAATTGAAGAGAtt AGACCTGAGCTTCAACAATATCAGTGGCCAAATTCCAGTGGAAAGCTTGGATCTAGATTTTAT GTTCTTAAACAACAACTCATTAAGTGGGCAAGTACCTAAGTGGGTATTGAACAGCAAAAATAACTT GGATATATCTTACAACAATTTTTCAGGGTCACCAACCATTTCTTGTTCTGACGAGTCATTTGT GAATATGGTTTCCAGTCATTCATCTCCTGGGGACAACTC CAGTTGGTGTTTGAAGAAAGGCCTTCCCTGTCCAAGAAAAGCACAAA ATtatgaattgtttattaattgTGGAGGGGAGAGGATCACATTCGAGGGGAAGGAGTATGAAGAGGATTCCAATAGTGGTGGCTTCTCGCAATTTAGTTCTCATTCTGAAAAATGGGCTTACAGTAATACAGGGGTTTTCACGGGTAAACAAGAGACTAGTTTCCTTGCGAAGAGTACTACTAGCCCAGACTTGTACCGAACAGCCCGACTTTCCCCACTATCACTCAAGTACTACGGTCTTTGTTTGCGAAAGGGAAGCTACAAAGTAAAGCTCTACTTTGCTGAGATAATGTTTTCTGATGATCAGACATTTAGCAGCCTGGGGAGGCGCATATTTGATGTCTCAATTCAA ggGAATATAGTTTTgaaggattttaatattatggaTGAAGCTAAAGTTGCTGGTAACGGCACCATCAAGGAATTTGATGTTTCTGTTGAAAGTAGCACTCTGGAAATTCATTTGTACTGGGCAGGGAAAGGAACTACTGCCATTCCTTACAGAGCTGTCTATGGTCCTCTTATTTCTGCCATTTCAGTGAAAGCAA ACTTTGATGTTTCACGTGGTCTATCTGCCGGAGCTATTGCTGGCATTGTACTTGCGTCGTGTGTGCTCCTTGTACTGGCTTTGGCAGCTCTCCGAACGAAGGGTTATCTGGGGGGGAAAGACCGTGAAGATAATG AACTACGTGGACTAGATCTACAAACAGGTCATTTTACCTTGAGACAAATTAAAGCTGCCACCAGTAACTTTGACCCAGCAAATAAGATAGGTGAAGGAGGTTTTGGGCCAGTTTACAAG GGTGAACTATCAGATGGTGCTATAATCGCTGTTAAGCAGCTATCCTCCAAATCAAAGCAAGGGAGCCGTGAATTTGTCACTGAGATAGGCATGATATCTGCAGTACTGCACCCAAATCTTGTGAGGCTCTACGGATGCTGTATCGAAGGAAACCAGTTGTTACTAATATATGAATACATGGAAAACAATAGTCTTGCCCGTGCACTTTTTG GTCGCGAGGAGCACAAGCTACACTTGGATTGGCCTACAAGGAAGAAAATATGCTTGGGAATAGCCAGGGGGTTAGCTTATCTTCATGAGGAATCGAGATTGAAAATAGTTCACAGAGACATAAAGGCGACAAATGTTCTCCTTGATAAGGATCTAAATGCCAAGATATCTGACTTTGGTTTAGCTAAGCTTGATGAAGAAGAGAACACACATATCAGCACAAGAATTGCTGGAACAAT AGGTTATATGGCTCCAGAATACGCAATGAGGGGTTACTTGACGGACAAAGCAGATGTTTACAGCTTTGGAGTGGTTGCCTTGGAGATTGTTAGTGGGAAGAGCAACACAAGTTACAGGCCAAAGGACGAGTTCGTTTTTCTTCTGGACTGG GCCTACGTTCTACAAGAGCAAGGAAACCTTCTTGACCTAGTGGATCCAAGTCTTGGGTCAAGCTACTCCTCTGAAGAGGCAATGAGAATGCTCAACTTGGCTCTCTTATGCACCAACCCCTCTCCAACTCTCAGACCATCAATGTCTTCCGTAATAAGTATGCTTGACGGAAAAATTGCAGTTCAGGCACCAATAATCAAGCGCAGTGAAACAAACCCCGATGCAAGGTTCAGAGCCTTTGAGAAGCGATCTCAAGATAGCCAAACTCATATGTCTTCATCATCTCAAGCCAGTCGCAGTCACATGCAGAGAGGCATATCAATGGAGGATGGACCTTGGATTGATTCCTCCATCTCTCTCCCCAGTAAGGACGACACCCGAGACCATTCTTCATCGAGCAAGCTTCTCAAAGATCTTTACGATGTTAATTTGAGTGATTAA